In Phlebotomus papatasi isolate M1 chromosome 1, Ppap_2.1, whole genome shotgun sequence, the following proteins share a genomic window:
- the LOC129799938 gene encoding evolutionarily conserved signaling intermediate in Toll pathway, mitochondrial has protein sequence MTSVYLRWMLQRLRPGRFQYYSTSNQASGNKEKSSEDEEVTEKRLTHVTFESIEEKNRQSYLQLIQAFETQSRHRKNYVEFITAALRNMKHYGVHQDLQVYKALSNVMPKGKFIPTNRIQSEFMHYPKQQQVQIDLLEQMEDNGVMPDVEMEAILVNTFGHRGHPVRKLRRMLYWMPKFKNLSPWLLPKPMPNDDLEVAKLAVQRIMTVDLQATVEVFETKDVDNVLDETWIVSGQTPKQKELIKFYRDAKAIYIEGPFYIWLRNRCVSYFILRGDALPPPPPDTTNTDDVETLEVPPAIASSMGIGVSSGRKEVGRVRSVHEQDDGTILAVCVTGTCSKDSLLSWIRILQNKGYDDLANIPILFKFQPTKRELVAQIST, from the exons ATGACATCAGTCTACCTCAGGTGGATGTTGCAGAGATTGAGACCAGGGAGATTTCAGTACTATTCCACGAGTAATCAGGCATCAGGGAACAAGGAGAAGAGCTCTGAAGATGAAGAGGTCACGGAGAAGAGGCTAACGCATGTGACTTTTGAGAGTATCGAGGAGAAAAACCGGCAATCCTACTTGCAATTGATCCAGGCATTTGAGACACAATCCCGCCACAGGAAGAACTATGTGGAATTCATAACAGCAGCTCTGAGGAATATGAAGCACTATGGAGTTCATCAGGATCTGCAAGTGTACAAAGCTCTGTCGAATGTCATGCCAAAGGGGAAGTTCATCCCAACGAATAGGATTCAGTCTGAGTTTATGCACTATCCCAAGCAGCAGCAGGTTCAGATAGATCTTCTGGAGCAGATGGAGGACAATGGAGTGATGCCGGATGTCGAAATGGAAGCTATTCTGGTGAATACTTTTGGTCATCGAGGACATCCGGTACGGAAACTCCGGCGAATGCTCTACTGGATGCCCAAGTTCAAAAATCTCTCACCTTGGCTCCTGCCCAAACCAATGCCCAATGACGATCTGGAAGTGGCCAAATTGGCTGTCCAGAGGATTATGACGGTGGATCTGCAGGCGACTGTGGAGGTATTTGAGACGAAGGATGTGGACAATGTGCTCGATGAGACGTGGATTGTTAGTGGACAGACTCCTAAGCAGAAGGAACTCATTAAGTTCTATCGGGATGCAAAAGCTATCTACATTGAGGGACCTTTCTACATTTGGCTCCGTAACAGATGTGTCAGCTATTTTATCCTACGTGGAGATGCTCTTCCGCCCCCACCTCCAGACACCACCAACACAGATG ATGTTGAAACGCTCGAAGTCCCACCGGCAATAGCCAGTAGTATGGGAATTGGAGTGTCCAGCGGTAGGAAGGAAGTGGGAAGGGTACGGAGTGTCCATGAGCAGGATGATGGAACGATTTTGGCTGTTTGTGTCACTGGGACATGCTCAAAGGACTCCCTCCTATCGTGGATAAGGATTCTGCAGAATAAGGGTTATGATGATTTAGCAAATATTCCCATTTTGTTCAAGTTTCAGCCAACAAAGCGAGAGCTTGTTGCACAAATTTCCACATAA
- the LOC129799940 gene encoding S-phase kinase-associated protein 2, with product MQRDILRGMKTAFQMISDENFFLYKNREFAVYDHFSKLSDEMILQVFKWLPKKTLMKCSLVNRRFHRLTQDETLWARMDLAGRSFRTEAIGRIITRGVIILRLAQTKIIDPIFEPDFFVRMDQFESKLQYLDLSMSSITTSGLQQLLKTCRQLRKLSLEHLTLNDRVCEEIAQNTQLEVLNLTLCSGIRSRGLKNILTNLDRLQSLNISWTNLETESVAILVETITPNILRLNMAGCRKSLMDDHLSTLVDRCANIREFDASDCNLLTVDVIKILTGLRELEYLSLSRCYNIPVYAFMDFQYMTSLNFLDIFGMLSDSQLKVIVNGLPSVGINKFINSAVARPTVGTRRTSIWGLRTRD from the exons ATGCAAAGGGACATTCTGAGAGGCATGAAGACGGCATTTCAAATGATTTCCGACGAAAACTTCTTTCTCTACAAGAATCGGGAATTCGCAGTCTATG ATCACTTTTCCAAATTGTCCGATGAGATGATCCTGCAGGTGTTCAAGTGGCTGCCCAAGAAGACGTTGATGAAGTGCAGCCTTGTCAATAGACGCTTCCACCGTTTGACCCAGGATGAAACTCTCTGGGCAAGAATGGACCTGGCAGGGAGGTCATTTCGCACTGAGGCAATCGGACGTATTATAACGCGCGGTGTGATTATTTTGCGACTGGCACAGACGAAGATCATTGATCCGATCTTCGAGCCAGACTTTTTCGTTCGGATGGATCAGTTTGAGAGTAAATTGCAGTATTTGGATCTCAGTATGTCTAGCATCACTACCTCCGGACTCCAGCAGCTCCTGAAGACTTGTCGGCAACTCAGAAAACTCAGTCTTGAGCACCTAACGCTCAATGATCGAGTTTGTGAGGAAATAGCCCAGAATACTCAACTGGAAGTCCTCAATTTGACTCTCTGTTCAGGAATTAGGAGCCGAGGACTCAAGAATATTCTCACCAACTTAGATAG ATTGCAGAGTTTAAATATATCATGGACGAACTTGGAGACTGAATCAGTGGCCATTCTTGTGGAGACAATTACTCCCAATATTCTCCGGCTGAACATGGCTGGTTGTAGGAAAAGTCTTATGGACGATC ATCTCAGCACACTTGTGGATCGCTGTGCAAATATCAGAGAATTCGATGCGTCAGATTGTAATTTATTGACAGTAGATGTGATCAAAATTCTAACTGGACTCAGGGAATTGGAATATCTGTCGCTGTCCAGGTGCTACAACATCCCCGTTTATGCTTTTAT GGACTTTCAGTACATGACTTCGTTGAATTTTCTGGATATTTTTGGAATGCTGTCCGATAGTCAGCTGAAAGTCATTGTGAATGGACTACCGAGTGTGGGCATCAATAAATTCATCAATAGTGCTGTGGCCAGGCCAACTGTGGGCACTCGGCGGACGTCCATTTGGGGCCTGAGGACGCGTGATTGA